Proteins from a single region of Lampris incognitus isolate fLamInc1 chromosome 16, fLamInc1.hap2, whole genome shotgun sequence:
- the LOC130125979 gene encoding kelch repeat and BTB domain-containing protein 11, which yields AVFTVEADIILHTVNPDLVSSAEGGGRICAGLRRKDGSGPHVGGFLQDKQQFGTTAATVFEREYLLDGGSVENHHLDRQQGNGSCAAQTYRNYNSNDNGSVELDVPRHTDPTVDKLNAATNQGWTQGKNVLSENHNGTRAKVSQGPNSSMSFSSQTAEGVGDSMSAGGSSSGRVQFQMKNISAPAGGQGTTVPDTYCVNAGAQPTAKELASSFTPVSHAADPLGYDTLHERLGLESSLGHGDSSLKVENAQSKKEPDLVIEVSGQKINAHKSVLAEKSDYFKARLSRDILKVKGVNYKTLSLLIDYVYTSNMNVCKDNVVDIITGAKILQIPCAVQAAMDSMSKQITAENCYEVLTIAKKQRLNELKETAYRFMSDNFLQILKDPSVYGRLTGSERDLILKKRTEGKRCLMVAEINDVFDRVGSRPPSRCSSRPQSPLSVASFEENHMIYYFNEIDNDWRPLTQMPEDINTKGCGICTMYNYLFVAGGIKGYGDKVKVSDKVYAYNPITNRWTEVRPLNQARAQLKLVSMDGHLYAIGGECLFTVEKYDPRMDRWTTVAALPKGAFAVAHEATTCNGELYVSGGSLFYRLLKYDPKRDEWQECPYNNSRKKSTDMVALKSFIYRFDVNREQGISVFKYNTIVKMWHDCASQRQGSPLPFRCVVIGNCIFCVNKTQTLQFIVEEENAYFVEEPLRAPLEAKGLLFPFVLTLAEKSEKFTI from the coding sequence gcagTGTTCACTGTGGAGGCAGACATCATCCTCCACACGGTGAACCCTGACCTCGTCTCCTCCGCTGAGGGAGGTGGGAGGATATGCGCAGGCCTGCGGAGGAAGGATGGCAGCGGCCCACATGTAGGGGGATTCCTGCAGGACAAGCAGCAGTTCGGCACAACAGCTGCAACAGTATTTGAGAGGGAATACCTGCTGGATGGTGGATCGGTCGAAAACCATCATTTGGATCGTCAGCAGGGTAATGGCTCCTGTGCTGCACAGACTTACAGGAATTACAACTCAAACGATAATGGCTCTGTGGAACTGGATGTCCCTCGTCATACTGACCCCACTGTGGACAAACTAAATGCTGCCACGAACCAAGGTTGGACACAAGGCAAAAATGTTCTCAGTGAGAACCACAATGGCACCAGGGCAAAAGTGTCCCAAGGTCCAAATTCCTCAATGTCCTTCTCTAGTCAAACTGCAGAGGGAGTGGGCGACAGCATGTCCGCTGGCGGAAGCAGTTCCGGGAGAGTTCAGTTTCAAATGAAAAACATCTCTGCCCCTGCCGGGGGGCAGGGGACCACTGTGCCTGACACGTATTGTGTCAACGCTGGAGCGCAGCCAACCGCTAAGGAGCTGGCCAGCTCTTTCACTCCAGTCTCTCATGCAGCTGACCCGCTTGGCTATGACACACTGCACGAACGTTTAGGACTCGAATCGAGCCTCGGGCATGGTGACAGCAGTCTGAAAGTGGAAAACGCACAGTCTAAAAAGGAGCCTGATTTAGTCATCGAGGTCAGTGGACAGAAAATCAACGCCCACAAGTCGGTTTTAGCGGAGAAGAGTGACTACTTCAAAGCACGGCTGTCGAGGGACATCCTGAAAGTCAAGGGGGTAAATTACAAGACCTTATCCTTGCTGATAGACTATGTTTATACGTCTAATATGAATGTCTGTAAGGACAACGTTGTGGACATCATCACTGGGGCCAAGATCCTCCAGATCCCCTGTGCAGTTCAGGCCGCCATGGACTCAATGTCCAAACAAATCACTGCAGAGAACTGCTATGAGGTTCTGACCATTGCCAAGAAGCAGCGGCTCAACGAGTTGAAGGAGACCGCCTACCGATTCATGAGCGACAACTTCCTCCAGATCCTGAAGGACCCCTCGGTGTATGGGCGCCTGACCGGATCGGAGAGAGATTTGATCCTGAAGAAGAGAACTGAGGGAAAAAGGTGCCTGATGGTGGCAGAGATCAATGACGTGTTCGATCGTGTAGGAAGCAGACCGCCGAGTCGCTGCAGCAGTCGGCCTCAGAGCCCTCTATCAGTGGCATCTTTCGAGGAAAACCACATGATTTATTACTTCAATGAGATAGACAATGACTGGAGGCCTTTGACTCAGATGCCCGAGGACATAAACACCAAAGGGTGTGGGATCTGCACGATGTACAACTACCTGTTTGTGGCGGGGGGGATAAAGGGTTATGGGGACAAGGTAAAGGTTTCAGACAAGGTCTACGCTTATAACCCCATCACCAACCGCTGGACCGAGGTCAGACCTCTTAACCAGGCCCGCGCACAGCTCAAGCTCGTATCTATGGATGGTCACCTGTACGCCATTGGTGGGGAATGTTTGTTTACAGTGGAGAAATATGACCCACGTATGGACCGTTGGACCACGGTTGCTGCCCTGCCCAAAGGGGCGTTTGCGGTGGCCCACGAAGCCACCACTTGCAACGGGGAACTCTACGTTTCTGGCGGCTCTCTCTTCTACCGCCTTCTCAAGTACGACCCCAAGAGGGACGAATGGCAGGAGTGTCCCTACAACAACAGCAGGAAGAAGTCCACCGATATGGTGGCTCTGAAAAGCTTCATCTACCGCTTCGACGTCAACCGCGAGCAGGGGATCAGCGTGTTCAAGTACAACACCATAGTGAAGATGTGGCACGACTGTGCGTCGCAGAGGCAAGGTAGTCCTTTACCTTTCAGGTGTGTCGTTATCGGGAACTGCATCTTCTGTGTAAACAAGACCCAGACCCTTCAGTTCATTGTGGAGGAAGAGAACGCTTACTTTGTTGAGGAGCCGCTAAGGGCTCCTCTGGAGGCTAAAGGCCTGCTGTTTCCCTTCGTTCTCACTTTGGCTGAAAAGTCTGAAAAATTCACAATCTAG